gagaaccctagtctcaccccaaaagtaaaTGTTATAACATTCCTAACTTGTCGGCtctcgacgaaacttattttcttcaattggtttagcttctaagccttccaaccctcttgggaCTTGcagttcatgatcttaaatatttgtaacctccaagttaatattattaacttactttatttacttttaaagatgatctcatttgtgagcttacatcaattgacctACAACTTACTCTcacatacgaaaatatggggtgtaacaggtacccactcctttgaagtttgcagcccTGTCAAAGAACATTTTGAAACTATCATATGCTTTAGTGAtatcttctcctacgaatgataccacttcatcgggaaaatacattttcaatggttcgtattctccgtctacAGGATTTtctgccaaatgatctgccaatgctttcCCTTTGatcgccttctgagttacatagatgatgtcgaactcactcagtagTATTTTGCTGACTTTCCcataggcatgggtttctgaaagatgtatttcAGCAGATtcatccttgatatgaggtatGCGGTGTATGCACACAAGTAATGTATCAGCTCCTGAGCAATCCATGTCAAAGCGCAGCAAGTGCACTCCAGCAAAGAGTACCGGGCTTCGTagggtgtgaatttcttactcagatAATATATGGCATGATCCTTTCTTCCAGTCTCATCATATTGTTCCAAAACACAACCAAAATCCCCATCTAGTACGGACAAATAAAGCAACAAAGGTCTCCCCGGTTCCGGTTGGACCAAAATAGGTGGTTTAGAtaaatactccttgattttgtcgaaggctttctgGAATTCTCTAGTCCAGCTtgttgcagcatctttcttcatcATTTTGAAAATCGTCTCACAGATCACGGTTGATTGTGCTATGAaacggctgatgtagttgagacgcCCTAAAAAAACTCATCAAATCCTTCTTGTTCTTCGGAAGTGGCAAGTCCTGGAAAGCTTTGacttttgacgggtccaattcaatccCTCAGCGACtaacgatgaatcctagcaattTTTCGACGGGAACTCTGAAGGAACACCTTGCAAGATTCAATTTTAGATTGTACCTTCGAAGCCGATCAAAGAATTTTCTTAAGTCTGCTATATGATCTGTGCTTCTTATGGATTTGATGATAATGTCATCCATGTACACCTCTATTTTCTTGTGTATCATGTCTTGcaaaatggttgtcatggctctcatgtaagtggctccagtatttcaaaccaaacggcatcattttatagcagtacatcccccacggaGTGATATAGGCTGTTTTTTCGACATCATCCTCATACATcgagatctgatgataccccgcgaagcaatccacaaagggctagagttcatgcttggcacagttgtcgaTCAGTATGTGTATATTGGTCAATGggaaatcatctttgggactcgctctgtttaaatcctgatagtcaacacacactctgaCTTTCCCTTATTTCTTCAGGATCGGCATGATGTTGGCCAACCAAGTCGGATACTCAACCactctgagaa
This genomic stretch from Nicotiana sylvestris chromosome 9, ASM39365v2, whole genome shotgun sequence harbors:
- the LOC138877494 gene encoding uncharacterized protein, whose product is MMKKDAATSWTREFQKAFDKIKEYLSKPPILVQPEPGRPLLLYLSVLDGDFGCVLEQYDETGRKDHAIYYLRADTLLVCIHRIPHIKDESAEIHLSETHAYGKVSKILLSEFDIIYVTQKAIKGKALADHLAENPVDGEYEPLKMYFPDEVVSFVGEDITKAYDSFKMFFDRAANFKGIELSCLKNFLEGIKDLTGLSLISYNIIPYQDFIFSLVLSSISQESRESIYILYYWSFGMRYKKIHADMIRVPPNGLNETSAPCPFSAWGVDVIGPIEPAGSNGHRFILMAIDYFTKWVEVASYEVVTKKVITNCVQDHIVCRFGVPELIITDNAANLNSDLMKAMCETFNIKN